A window of Proteus columbae contains these coding sequences:
- a CDS encoding iron-containing alcohol dehydrogenase, with protein sequence MQLDFSYYNPTTIHFGKNSLAKLNDELSHYGETVMLMYGRNAIKSNGLYDEVITILRHAGKNIVELSGVMPNPTYKKMMEGAQLVREHNVSLILAVGGGSVIDCAKGISISAYCENEDPFQKYWIEYQDVTNKIVPVASILTMVGTGSEMNGGSVITHEETKYKIGRAFPATVFPKFSILNPEYTFSVSQYQMVSGVFDTMSHLMEQYFSDEGANTTDYLIESLLKSSIDNLRIALKKPTDYEARSNLMWNATLALNTLTGLSKTQDWQVHMIEHQLGAYTDCAHGMGLAAISLPYYRFIYKFGIEKFVRFATQVWGISAEGKTQDQIAFEGIDALERFTKECGIITSLEALGATREMLPEIAQSTTIIGRGYQKLTTKDVLDILEACF encoded by the coding sequence ATGCAACTCGATTTCTCTTACTATAATCCAACCACCATTCATTTTGGTAAGAATTCTCTTGCTAAATTAAATGATGAATTATCACATTATGGCGAAACAGTTATGCTGATGTATGGCCGTAACGCGATTAAATCAAATGGACTCTATGATGAGGTTATAACCATACTCCGTCATGCAGGTAAAAACATTGTTGAGTTATCAGGCGTTATGCCAAACCCAACTTATAAAAAAATGATGGAAGGTGCTCAGTTAGTTCGCGAACACAATGTCAGTTTGATATTAGCGGTCGGTGGTGGCTCCGTTATTGATTGTGCGAAAGGTATTTCCATTTCGGCTTATTGTGAAAACGAAGATCCTTTCCAAAAATACTGGATTGAATACCAAGATGTGACAAATAAAATTGTTCCTGTCGCATCAATTCTTACCATGGTAGGCACAGGCTCTGAAATGAATGGTGGTTCAGTTATTACCCATGAAGAGACTAAATATAAAATTGGACGTGCATTTCCTGCAACTGTATTTCCTAAGTTCTCGATTTTAAACCCAGAATATACTTTTTCTGTTTCTCAGTATCAGATGGTAAGTGGTGTTTTTGACACTATGTCGCATTTGATGGAGCAATATTTTTCTGATGAAGGTGCAAATACAACCGATTATTTAATTGAAAGTTTATTAAAATCTTCGATTGATAATTTACGTATCGCACTAAAAAAACCAACAGATTACGAAGCCAGAAGTAATCTTATGTGGAATGCAACACTTGCATTAAATACCCTCACAGGATTATCAAAAACACAAGATTGGCAAGTTCATATGATTGAACACCAATTAGGGGCTTATACAGACTGTGCACATGGAATGGGACTCGCAGCGATTTCTCTACCTTATTATCGTTTTATCTATAAGTTTGGTATTGAAAAATTTGTACGATTTGCAACTCAAGTATGGGGAATTTCCGCAGAAGGAAAAACACAAGATCAAATTGCCTTTGAAGGTATTGATGCACTAGAACGTTTCACAAAGGAATGTGGCATTATTACATCATTAGAAGCCTTAGGTGCAACAAGAGAGATGCTTCCTGAGATTGCACAATCAACCACAATTATTGGTAGAGGCTATCAAAAGCTAACCACTAAAGATGTACTCGATATTTTGGAAGCGTGTTTTTAA
- a CDS encoding SMR family transporter yields the protein MNGLTYLMLAIISEVIATTMLKASDGFSRLYPSIVVVIGYCLSFWALSQVVKVMPLGIAYAIWSGLGIVLVSVAAVFLYQQKLDLPAIVGMTLIIAGVLVINLLSKSASH from the coding sequence ATGAATGGATTAACTTACTTAATGTTGGCAATTATATCTGAAGTCATTGCGACAACAATGCTGAAAGCTTCTGATGGTTTTAGCCGATTATATCCATCTATTGTAGTCGTCATTGGTTACTGTCTTTCTTTTTGGGCACTTTCTCAAGTGGTAAAAGTTATGCCATTAGGTATTGCTTATGCAATATGGAGTGGATTAGGGATAGTTTTAGTCTCTGTTGCAGCAGTATTTCTTTATCAACAAAAACTCGATTTACCTGCCATTGTTGGTATGACTTTAATTATTGCTGGTGTTTTAGTTATAAATCTACTTTCAAAAAGTGCTTCACACTAA
- a CDS encoding class I SAM-dependent methyltransferase: MDNQTTTQSMSQEHSKAGHTFLASLGKTRLRPGGVEASDWLINNAHFTSSSHVLEIACNMATTSIEIAKKYGCHIIAVDMDDNALAHAQNNVDKAQLSHLIQLTKANALSLPFADNTFDIVINEAMLTMYADKAKTKLVKEYYRVLKPGGLLLTHDIMKKNDDVNRDKLIGVVKSNVAPMFKQEWHDLFINIGFSEVKIKSGNMSLMSPIGLIRDEGLFRTAKIIKNGLANKQNRPRFLSMFRFFRENRHILNYIACCSKK, from the coding sequence ATGGATAATCAAACTACAACGCAGTCTATGTCTCAAGAGCACTCAAAAGCAGGGCATACCTTTTTAGCAAGCTTAGGGAAAACACGGTTAAGACCCGGCGGTGTAGAGGCATCTGATTGGTTGATTAATAACGCACATTTTACATCATCAAGCCATGTTCTTGAGATTGCTTGTAATATGGCGACAACTTCAATTGAAATTGCTAAGAAATATGGTTGCCATATTATTGCTGTCGATATGGATGATAATGCTTTAGCTCATGCACAGAATAATGTTGATAAAGCACAATTATCACATTTGATTCAATTAACCAAAGCCAATGCGTTATCTTTGCCTTTCGCTGATAATACGTTTGATATTGTTATAAATGAAGCAATGTTGACAATGTATGCAGATAAAGCCAAAACAAAGCTAGTAAAAGAGTATTACCGTGTTTTAAAACCCGGTGGTTTATTATTAACTCATGATATTATGAAGAAAAATGATGATGTTAATAGAGATAAGCTAATCGGTGTAGTGAAATCAAATGTAGCACCAATGTTTAAGCAAGAGTGGCATGACTTATTTATTAATATTGGTTTCTCAGAAGTAAAAATAAAATCTGGCAATATGAGTTTAATGTCACCTATTGGTTTAATTCGTGATGAAGGTTTATTTAGAACAGCGAAGATAATTAAAAATGGATTGGCAAATAAGCAAAATAGACCACGCTTCTTATCAATGTTTCGTTTTTTTAGAGAAAATCGGCATATTTTAAATTATATTGCGTGTTGCTCTAAAAAATAA
- a CDS encoding AraC family transcriptional regulator yields the protein MNKLENMALLTQKLAMQIEKWTHDTNQFETQIPGLTLTHWTSPTPITSHTHKSGICLIAQGEKRVILGEESFIYDANHFLISSIELPVMANIMKASNEKPFLGLVMELDLQEISQLIVDSELTFNSDLNAQKGIAVGKLSEPLVNAFIRLLTLLDEPDSIKILAPGIKREIFYRLLITEQGERLNQIVTAGSHSHQIAKAIDWLKNNYIKSLNINELASCSGMSKSAFYTHFKTMTSMTPLQFQKKLRLSEARRLMLTENLGATTTTFRVGYESPSQFSREYSRLFGAPPATDIKMLKETDHI from the coding sequence ATGAATAAATTAGAAAACATGGCGTTATTAACTCAAAAACTAGCCATGCAGATTGAAAAATGGACTCATGATACTAATCAATTTGAAACTCAAATTCCGGGATTAACGCTGACACACTGGACTTCTCCTACACCAATTACCAGCCATACTCACAAATCAGGAATATGTTTAATTGCCCAAGGTGAAAAGAGAGTGATCTTAGGAGAAGAAAGCTTTATTTATGATGCCAACCATTTTTTAATTTCTTCAATAGAACTCCCAGTTATGGCAAATATTATGAAAGCCAGCAACGAGAAACCTTTTTTAGGGCTAGTTATGGAGTTAGATCTGCAAGAAATATCGCAACTCATCGTTGATAGTGAATTAACATTTAACTCAGATTTAAATGCTCAAAAAGGAATTGCTGTTGGCAAATTATCAGAACCTTTAGTCAATGCCTTTATTCGCTTGCTCACTCTTCTTGATGAGCCTGATAGTATTAAAATTCTTGCTCCAGGTATAAAGCGAGAAATTTTTTATCGTCTACTTATTACAGAGCAAGGTGAACGATTGAATCAAATCGTCACAGCAGGTAGTCATAGTCATCAAATAGCTAAAGCGATTGATTGGTTAAAAAATAATTATATAAAATCATTAAACATCAATGAATTGGCTTCATGTTCTGGAATGAGCAAATCTGCTTTTTATACTCATTTTAAAACAATGACATCAATGACTCCGCTTCAATTCCAAAAAAAATTACGACTCAGTGAAGCCCGTCGGTTAATGTTAACTGAAAATTTAGGTGCAACGACAACCACTTTCCGAGTTGGTTATGAAAGCCCTTCTCAATTTAGCCGTGAATATAGTCGATTATTCGGAGCGCCACCAGCAACAGATATTAAGATGCTTAAAGAAACGGATCATATTTAA
- a CDS encoding sugar transporter: MNIAASNVNEVSRQTAWIRVIILSFAAFVFNTTEFVPVALLSDISESFGMIPAQTGLMITIYAWVVALMSLPLMIMTSKVERRKLLIILFILFILSHILSGVAWDFKSLIAGRIGVAFSHAVFWSITASLAIRVAPAGKRAQALGLLATGTALATVLGLPIGRVVGQWLGWRATFMGIGILALITMFALMRYLPLLPSEHSGSLKSVPMLLKRGPLMGIFLLTVIAVTAHFTAYSYIEPFVVDIANLDQNFATLVLLVFGGAGIIGSVLFSRYSTKMPTSFLFSALILLTVCLSLLMISSQNLTAFIVLIIFWGIGFMCIGLGMQVKVIDLAPDATDIAMSIYSGIFNIGIGAGALIGNQVILHAGMTNIGYAGTILSIIAAVWCGFIFNRYRVAMGGEPRQKNQLHQH, from the coding sequence ATGAATATCGCAGCATCAAACGTAAATGAAGTTAGCCGACAAACAGCGTGGATCAGGGTAATAATATTATCATTCGCGGCTTTCGTTTTTAATACAACAGAATTTGTTCCTGTTGCACTCTTAAGTGATATTTCTGAAAGCTTTGGTATGATCCCAGCTCAAACAGGTTTAATGATCACGATATATGCTTGGGTTGTTGCTTTAATGTCTCTGCCTTTAATGATAATGACAAGTAAAGTTGAGCGACGTAAGTTACTTATTATTTTATTTATACTCTTTATTTTAAGTCATATTTTATCTGGTGTGGCATGGGATTTTAAATCACTGATTGCAGGGCGTATTGGTGTCGCTTTTTCTCATGCAGTATTTTGGTCTATTACTGCATCACTAGCTATTAGAGTAGCACCTGCTGGTAAACGCGCTCAGGCATTAGGTTTATTAGCAACAGGAACAGCACTTGCAACAGTATTAGGTTTACCTATTGGTCGTGTTGTTGGACAGTGGTTAGGATGGCGTGCAACATTTATGGGCATTGGGATATTAGCCTTAATTACTATGTTTGCATTAATGCGCTATTTACCTTTATTACCAAGTGAGCATTCAGGATCACTAAAAAGTGTTCCTATGTTATTAAAGCGCGGCCCACTCATGGGGATCTTTCTATTAACAGTTATTGCCGTAACGGCGCATTTTACAGCGTATAGTTATATCGAGCCTTTTGTGGTTGATATTGCAAATCTGGATCAGAATTTTGCTACGTTGGTGTTATTGGTTTTTGGTGGAGCCGGTATCATTGGTAGCGTGTTATTTAGTCGTTATAGCACCAAAATGCCAACATCATTCTTATTTTCAGCCTTAATATTGCTTACTGTTTGTTTAAGCTTATTAATGATCAGTAGCCAGAATCTAACCGCATTTATTGTGCTGATTATATTTTGGGGTATTGGATTTATGTGTATTGGGCTAGGAATGCAGGTGAAAGTGATTGATTTAGCACCTGATGCAACAGATATCGCTATGTCTATTTATTCTGGTATTTTTAATATCGGTATTGGTGCTGGAGCATTGATTGGTAATCAGGTTATTTTACATGCTGGTATGACAAACATTGGCTATGCAGGAACAATATTAAGTATTATTGCAGCGGTTTGGTGTGGTTTTATCTTTAATCGTTATCGTGTTGCTATGGGCGGGGAACCCCGCCAAAAGAATCAACTTCATCAACACTAA
- the copM gene encoding CopM family metallochaperone: MKKILPTAVILMSAISFGAMANNTHMNMNMDTPHNSSPMQKELNDSMNKMHADMAKGMNTDNADVAFADGMIAHHLGAIDMAKIELKYGTDPEMRKLAQAIIDAQGPEIEQMQKWLEKNKTNK, from the coding sequence ATGAAAAAGATTTTACCTACTGCTGTTATTTTAATGAGTGCTATCTCTTTTGGTGCAATGGCAAACAATACACACATGAACATGAATATGGATACACCTCATAACAGTTCACCAATGCAAAAAGAACTCAATGATTCCATGAATAAGATGCATGCCGATATGGCAAAAGGGATGAATACCGATAATGCAGATGTCGCTTTTGCTGATGGCATGATTGCCCACCATTTAGGCGCTATTGATATGGCTAAGATTGAGTTGAAATACGGTACTGATCCTGAAATGCGTAAACTAGCTCAGGCTATTATTGATGCGCAAGGCCCTGAAATAGAACAAATGCAAAAATGGTTAGAAAAAAATAAAACCAATAAATAA